The following are encoded together in the Lactuca sativa cultivar Salinas chromosome 1, Lsat_Salinas_v11, whole genome shotgun sequence genome:
- the LOC111909952 gene encoding putative receptor-like protein kinase At5g39000, which produces MSSSSSKINGDLKIPFEDIESATNNFSDENLIRRGGFGKAYKGQLLRSGQPIDIVARRLDPEYRQGKKEFLMEVTLLSALKHDNLVSLIGYCDEKGEKIIINKYETHGSLDRYLADPTLTWMRRLEICVGVACALKFVHYDEQRDFSVIHRNIKSSKILLDDNWKPKLSGFELSMKNTTARRHRLFLDRLSGTIGYIDPRYEKTGGVTHKSDVYSLGVVLFEVQMRHHP; this is translated from the coding sequence ATGTCTTCTTCATCTTCCAAAATAAACGGTGACTTAAAAATCCCATTTGAAGATATAGAATCCGCCACCaacaacttttctgatgaaaatCTCATCAGACGAGGTGGATTCGGAAAGGCTTACAAAGGACAACTCCTTCGATCCGGTCAACCAATCGACATTGTTGCACGAAGGTTAGATCCAGAGTACAGGCAAGGAAAGAAAGAGTTTTTAATGGAGGTTACATTGCTTTCTGCTCTCAAGCATGACAATCTTGTCTCTCTCATTGGGTATTGTGATGAGAAGGGTGAGAAGATCATAATAAACAAGTATGAGACCCATGGAAGTCTCGACAGATATCTGGCAGACCCGACCTTGACATGGATGCGCAGACTGGAGATATGTGTTGGTGTTGCATGTGCATTGAAGTTCGTCCATTACGATGAGCAACGCGATTTTAGCGTGATACATCGTAATATCAAGAGTTCAAAAATCTTACTAGATGACAACTGGAAGCCCAAGTTATCAGGTTTTGAACTATCCATGAAGAATACAACAGCTCGAAGACACCGGCTTTTCCTTGATCGTCTGAGTGGCACAATAGGGTATATCGACCCAAGATATGAAAAGACCGGAGGCGTCACACACAAGTCCGACGTGTACTCTTTAGGGGTTGTATTATTTGAAGTCCAGATGCGCCACCATCCCTGA
- the LOC111909953 gene encoding uncharacterized protein LOC111909953 isoform X1, producing MEFAGMSLVGKKFKKFNDPDAYYREKESDSNVHTQQRRPALNPLDMCMFTLAPSARFHYEQRLVHLCIPEERLLAPLAISLYKQKKLHDLIDPDLRKNMDPLSLEVFSKIAYDCLKDQRSDRPDIDHILIRLRQALDLQWKHENPGILNQHSQAAGEVEGTSTNRLEWKNLEHLKISSHDIGVATDNFSQTQCIGEGGYGKVYKAELEHFDGKNSLEIDGNNKCDLPKIRSTVAIKCLFKRNDTQAEEGFSAEIHTLTSCKHPNIVSLLGFCDEEGSDLILVYEYVSNGSLDDHLRSYDKMNSLKWEQRLQICLDIAQGLNYLHTEQSIIHRDIKSDNIDNLVAKIADFGLSKISPLSQQASYLETNVAGTNVYLDPEYEKTRKLKKASDIYSLGVVFFEILSGSLAYAQAYTNKNDKGLAPFVRQHFQKGAQKDMLDSKIMEEFDENIFTLSKGPNQDSLETFLDIAYRCLAETHKKRPKIGIVVEKLKNALQLQKNQKDNLQISLEDIKLSTNDFSNNNRIGRGGFGRVYRGEVTSIDGRQTNIAAKRLDTAGGQGETEFLTELEILLEYKHRNVIGLVGYCNQPGEKIIVYEYASKGSLDWHLGNKDLTWRKRLEICIDIACGLDFLHGGGATQEVLMHRDIKSPNILLGEDWKAKISDFGLSSITSVNEDVIDNACGTKGYCDPQYLADGVFKKASDIYSFGVLLFEILCGRLMFEDINGQIKILIDTFKRHYRKGKLDDMVFMYIKEQIAPESLTAFQKLANECVDDLRQNRPTTGDVLLRLEEALKLQDDYEIWRPKLPHDYEEIFKMSKESENYLSKKKKDLHDMLSEGILLQKGKVLFSLDDNGDRNEMTSARKLLYKHRRSHKWPSGIVPKSKCVRVCVCVCLFYARSNIYHC from the exons ATGGAGTTTGCAGGAATGAGTCTGGTGGGAAAGAAGTTCAAGAAGTTTAACGACCCTGATGCATACTACCGAGAGAAAGAATCTGATTCTAACGTCCATACGCAACAACGACGTCCTGCACTAAATCCCCTTGACATGTGCATGTTTACCTTAGCTCCGTCTGCCAGATTCCATTATGAACAGAGGCTTGTGCACCTGTGTATTCCAGAAGAACGTTTATTAGCTCCATTGGCCATATCTCTTTATAAACAGAAAAAACTACATGATCTCATCGATCCTGATCTACGGAAAAACATGGACCCACTATCACTTGAAGTCTTTTCAAAAATAGCATATGACTGCTTGAAGGATCAACGGTCAGATCGCCCAGATATAGATCATATTCTCATTAGACTTCGACAAGCGCTGGATCTTCAATGGAAACATGAAAATCCT GGTATACTGAATCAACACTCTCAAGCTGCTGGTGAAGTTGAAGGGACATCAACCAATCGATTGGAG TGGAAAAACTTGGAACACTTGAAGATCAGCTCTCATGATATAGGGGTGGCCACCGATAATTTTTCTCAGACACAATGCATTGGGGAAGGTGGATATGGTAAAGTGTACAAAGCAGAACTCGAACATTTTGATGGAAAAAATTCCTTGGAGATAGATGGGAATAATAAGTGTGATCTGCCAAAGATACGCAGCACCGTAGCTATAAAATGCCTCTTCAAAAGAAACGACACACAAGCAGAAGAAGGGTTCTCTGCAGAGATTCACACACTTACGAGTTGTAAGCATCCCAACATAGTCTCTCTTCTTGGCTTTTGTGATGAAGAAGGTTCTGACCTGATCCTTGTCTATGAGTATGTCTCTAATGGAAGCCTTGATGACCAtttaagaagttatgataaaatgAATAGTCTTAAATGGGAGCAACGTCTACAGATTTGTCTTGATATTGCACAAGGACTAAATTACCTTCACACCGAACAAAGCATAATACACCGAGACATAAAGAGTGACAACATTGATAATCTTGTGGCAAAGATTGCTGACTTTGGGCTCTCCAAAATCAGTCCCTTGTCTCAACAGGCTAGTTATCTCGAGACAAATGTTGCAGGTACAAATGTGTACTTGGATCCAGAATATGAGAAGACGCGTAAGCTGAAAAAAGCATCAGATATCTATTCATTGGGGGTAGTTTTCTTTGAGATCTTGTCTGGGAGTTTGGCATATGCTCAAGCTTACACGAATAAAAATGACAAGGGGCTCGCACCCTTTGTCCGACAACACTTTCAGAAAGGAGCACAAAAggatatgctagattctaaaatAATGGAagaatttgatgaaaacatttttACTTTAAGTAAAGGGCCGAATCAAGATTCTCTGGAGACATTTCTAGATATCGCATATCGATGTTTGGCAGAAACTCATAAAAAGCGTCCAAAAATTGGAATTGTCGTCGAGAAACTCAAGAATGCATTACAACTTCAA AAAAACCAAAAGGATAACCTCCAAATTTCACTTGAAGACATTAAATTGTCCACAAATGACTTCAGTAATAACAATCGCATTGGAAGAGGAGGATTCGGGAGGGTTTACAGAGGAGAAGTTACAAGCATTGATGGACGTCAAACCAATATAGCTGCAAAGCGATTGGATACAGCTGGTGGTCAAGGAGAAACTGAATTTTTAACAGAACTTGAAATTCTTTTAGAGTACAAACATAGAAATGTGATTGGTCTTGTAGGTTATTGCAACCAACCTGGTGAAAAAATCATTGTTTATGAGTATGCGTCAAAAGGAAGTCTCGACTGGCATTTGGGCAACAAGGATCTTACATGGAGGAAACGGCTTGAAATATGCATTGATATTGCATGTGGTTTGGATTTCCTTCATGGGGGTGGTGCAACACAAGAGGTGCTGATGCATAGGGATATCAAGAGTCCAAACATTCTATTAGGTGAGGATTGGAAAGCAAAAATTTCTGATTTTGGGCTTTCCTCAATAACTTCAGTAAATGAGGATGTGATCGACAATGCTTGTGGCACAAAAGGCTATTGTGACCCACAATACCTTGCAGATGGTGTCTTTAAGAAAGCATCTGATATATACTCATTCGGAGTGCTTTTATTTGAGATCTTGTGTGGGAGATTGATGTTCGAAGACATCAATGGCCAAATTAAAATCCTAATAGATACGTTTAAACGCCATTATAGAAAAGGAAAACTTGATGATATGGTGTTTATGTATATAAAGGAACAAATTGCGCCAGAATCATTGACTGCATTCCAAAAACTGGCCAATGAATGTGTGGATGATCTACGACAAAACCGACCTACTACAGGTGACGTGCTCCTACGACTTGAGGAAGCATTGAAATTACAG gatgattatgaaatatggagaCCCAAATTGCCTCATGACTATGAAGAAATATTCAAGATGTCAAAAGAATCTGAGAACTACTTGAGTAAAAAGAAAAAGGACCTTCATGACATGCTTTCCGAAGGAATCCTCCTTCAAAAGGGCAAAGTG TTGTTTTCATTAGACGATAATGGAGATCGAAATGAAATGACATCAGCAAGAAAGCTCCTATACAAGCACCGTCGGTCACATAAGTGGCCATCTGGAATTGTTCCAAAATCAaagtgtgtgcgtgtgtgtgtgtgtgtgtgtttgttttatGCACGTTCAAACATTTACCATTGTTAG
- the LOC111909953 gene encoding uncharacterized protein LOC111909953 isoform X2 has protein sequence MEFAGMSLVGKKFKKFNDPDAYYREKESDSNVHTQQRRPALNPLDMCMFTLAPSARFHYEQRLVHLCIPEERLLAPLAISLYKQKKLHDLIDPDLRKNMDPLSLEVFSKIAYDCLKDQRSDRPDIDHILIRLRQALDLQWKHENPGILNQHSQAAGEVEGTSTNRLEWKNLEHLKISSHDIGVATDNFSQTQCIGEGGYGKVYKAELEHFDGKNSLEIDGNNKCDLPKIRSTVAIKCLFKRNDTQAEEGFSAEIHTLTSCKHPNIVSLLGFCDEEGSDLILVYEYVSNGSLDDHLRSYDKMNSLKWEQRLQICLDIAQGLNYLHTEQSIIHRDIKSDNIDNLVAKIADFGLSKISPLSQQASYLETNVAGTNVYLDPEYEKTRKLKKASDIYSLGVVFFEILSGSLAYAQAYTNKNDKGLAPFVRQHFQKGAQKDMLDSKIMEEFDENIFTLSKGPNQDSLETFLDIAYRCLAETHKKRPKIGIVVEKLKNALQLQKNQKDNLQISLEDIKLSTNDFSNNNRIGRGGFGRVYRGEVTSIDGRQTNIAAKRLDTAGGQGETEFLTELEILLEYKHRNVIGLVGYCNQPGEKIIVYEYASKGSLDWHLGNKDLTWRKRLEICIDIACGLDFLHGGGATQEVLMHRDIKSPNILLGEDWKAKISDFGLSSITSVNEDVIDNACGTKGYCDPQYLADGVFKKASDIYSFGVLLFEILCGRLMFEDINGQIKILIDTFKRHYRKGKLDDMVFMYIKEQIAPESLTAFQKLANECVDDLRQNRPTTGDVLLRLEEALKLQDDYEIWRPKLPHDYEEIFKMSKESENYLSKKKKDLHDMLSEGILLQKGKVVS, from the exons ATGGAGTTTGCAGGAATGAGTCTGGTGGGAAAGAAGTTCAAGAAGTTTAACGACCCTGATGCATACTACCGAGAGAAAGAATCTGATTCTAACGTCCATACGCAACAACGACGTCCTGCACTAAATCCCCTTGACATGTGCATGTTTACCTTAGCTCCGTCTGCCAGATTCCATTATGAACAGAGGCTTGTGCACCTGTGTATTCCAGAAGAACGTTTATTAGCTCCATTGGCCATATCTCTTTATAAACAGAAAAAACTACATGATCTCATCGATCCTGATCTACGGAAAAACATGGACCCACTATCACTTGAAGTCTTTTCAAAAATAGCATATGACTGCTTGAAGGATCAACGGTCAGATCGCCCAGATATAGATCATATTCTCATTAGACTTCGACAAGCGCTGGATCTTCAATGGAAACATGAAAATCCT GGTATACTGAATCAACACTCTCAAGCTGCTGGTGAAGTTGAAGGGACATCAACCAATCGATTGGAG TGGAAAAACTTGGAACACTTGAAGATCAGCTCTCATGATATAGGGGTGGCCACCGATAATTTTTCTCAGACACAATGCATTGGGGAAGGTGGATATGGTAAAGTGTACAAAGCAGAACTCGAACATTTTGATGGAAAAAATTCCTTGGAGATAGATGGGAATAATAAGTGTGATCTGCCAAAGATACGCAGCACCGTAGCTATAAAATGCCTCTTCAAAAGAAACGACACACAAGCAGAAGAAGGGTTCTCTGCAGAGATTCACACACTTACGAGTTGTAAGCATCCCAACATAGTCTCTCTTCTTGGCTTTTGTGATGAAGAAGGTTCTGACCTGATCCTTGTCTATGAGTATGTCTCTAATGGAAGCCTTGATGACCAtttaagaagttatgataaaatgAATAGTCTTAAATGGGAGCAACGTCTACAGATTTGTCTTGATATTGCACAAGGACTAAATTACCTTCACACCGAACAAAGCATAATACACCGAGACATAAAGAGTGACAACATTGATAATCTTGTGGCAAAGATTGCTGACTTTGGGCTCTCCAAAATCAGTCCCTTGTCTCAACAGGCTAGTTATCTCGAGACAAATGTTGCAGGTACAAATGTGTACTTGGATCCAGAATATGAGAAGACGCGTAAGCTGAAAAAAGCATCAGATATCTATTCATTGGGGGTAGTTTTCTTTGAGATCTTGTCTGGGAGTTTGGCATATGCTCAAGCTTACACGAATAAAAATGACAAGGGGCTCGCACCCTTTGTCCGACAACACTTTCAGAAAGGAGCACAAAAggatatgctagattctaaaatAATGGAagaatttgatgaaaacatttttACTTTAAGTAAAGGGCCGAATCAAGATTCTCTGGAGACATTTCTAGATATCGCATATCGATGTTTGGCAGAAACTCATAAAAAGCGTCCAAAAATTGGAATTGTCGTCGAGAAACTCAAGAATGCATTACAACTTCAA AAAAACCAAAAGGATAACCTCCAAATTTCACTTGAAGACATTAAATTGTCCACAAATGACTTCAGTAATAACAATCGCATTGGAAGAGGAGGATTCGGGAGGGTTTACAGAGGAGAAGTTACAAGCATTGATGGACGTCAAACCAATATAGCTGCAAAGCGATTGGATACAGCTGGTGGTCAAGGAGAAACTGAATTTTTAACAGAACTTGAAATTCTTTTAGAGTACAAACATAGAAATGTGATTGGTCTTGTAGGTTATTGCAACCAACCTGGTGAAAAAATCATTGTTTATGAGTATGCGTCAAAAGGAAGTCTCGACTGGCATTTGGGCAACAAGGATCTTACATGGAGGAAACGGCTTGAAATATGCATTGATATTGCATGTGGTTTGGATTTCCTTCATGGGGGTGGTGCAACACAAGAGGTGCTGATGCATAGGGATATCAAGAGTCCAAACATTCTATTAGGTGAGGATTGGAAAGCAAAAATTTCTGATTTTGGGCTTTCCTCAATAACTTCAGTAAATGAGGATGTGATCGACAATGCTTGTGGCACAAAAGGCTATTGTGACCCACAATACCTTGCAGATGGTGTCTTTAAGAAAGCATCTGATATATACTCATTCGGAGTGCTTTTATTTGAGATCTTGTGTGGGAGATTGATGTTCGAAGACATCAATGGCCAAATTAAAATCCTAATAGATACGTTTAAACGCCATTATAGAAAAGGAAAACTTGATGATATGGTGTTTATGTATATAAAGGAACAAATTGCGCCAGAATCATTGACTGCATTCCAAAAACTGGCCAATGAATGTGTGGATGATCTACGACAAAACCGACCTACTACAGGTGACGTGCTCCTACGACTTGAGGAAGCATTGAAATTACAG gatgattatgaaatatggagaCCCAAATTGCCTCATGACTATGAAGAAATATTCAAGATGTCAAAAGAATCTGAGAACTACTTGAGTAAAAAGAAAAAGGACCTTCATGACATGCTTTCCGAAGGAATCCTCCTTCAAAAGGGCAAAGTG